The stretch of DNA GGCCGGTTGGCTACGTTCGGAAGGGATAACCGCTGAAAGCATCTAAGCGGGAAGCCTGCTCCGAGATCAGTATTCCTTGGGACCTTAGAGTCCCTGTAGGCCCCAGGTCAGAACACCTGGTTGATAGGCCGGACGTGGAAGCCCCGCGAGGGGCGGAGCCGACCGGTACTAACGGCCGAAAGGCAATCACACTCCCATCTCCATTGATGGGACGTGAGGCATCCTCTGCGAAAGACATTCAGACAGCATGAGCGCTGAATGACCGCACTACGATTCATCTGCATCTAACGCGTCCGCTTTCCGGTTCCCGAGCCGCCACTATCCCGCAGCCCACGGGTTGCGTACAATTCAAGATTTGCGGCGGCCATAGCCCAGGGGAGACGCCCGGTCCCATTCCGAACCCGGAAGCTAAGGCCTGGCACGGCGATGGTACTGCACCCGACAGGGTGTGGGAGAGTAGCCCGCCGCCGCACCACACTTCACAAGGGGAGCGCCCGCAAGGGCCGCTCCCCTTTTCCCGTATCCGGGCCCCCACGGCCGGGCCCACACGATCCGCCCGGGGCCCTCCCGCACATACCCGGAAACCACACCAACCGGGCTCCCGCCACAACACGACAACCAGGGAACGATTCTGCCGCACTCCAATAAACACCGCAATCTCAATTAATTTTGGTTGGCAAAGAAGTTTTTAATTCCGTATTCGAAACCATCTAGCAGGAACTTTGCCGCATCTTCTGAGATCTCCGCATGTGGAACAAGCGCATCAAAGACATGGAACGCGCCGGGGAAGACACGGAACCTCGTTTCTACACCGGCTGCGGTCAGACGATTCATATAGGTGACTGTTTCATCATGGAACGGCTCGATATCGCCTACGTAGCTCAGTGTCGGCGGAAGTCCGCTTAAATCTTGAACCCTGGCTGGAGCAGCATATGCCGGTACGGCGGCGGTGACTCTGCGCTTTCCCAGATACATATTCCAACACAGACGATTTGAAGCGGTGTTCCAGACAGGAGCATCATTGTCGCATGAGCTTGGAGTTTCCCGGTCGTCCAGCATGGGGCAAATCGGTACTTGGAACGCGATATTGACGTCCTTTCGGTCTCGTGCCAAGAGACTGACCGCGGCTGTGAGATTGCCGCCTGCGCTGGCTCCTGCGACAATCAATTGATCTGAGCGCACGCCCAGCTGCTTGGCATGGTCTTTCAGCCAGAGCAAAGTCCAATAGCAATCCTCAAGGGCCGCAGGATACGGCGCTTCGGTGGATTTGCGATAATCGGGAGCGACGAGAACTGCATTGGTGGCATCCACTATCTTTTGAAAATAAAAGGCCTCGAGTTCGGGGAATTCAAGGGCGAATCCTCCGCCGTGTATCCACAGGATGCCGGGTGCCGGAGCAAAAAACGAATCTGTATTGAACGTTTTGTCAGCAAGTTTTGCCTTTGGCCGATAGATGCAGATACGAAGATCGGTTCCGTCCGGTCTGCGCAGATGCCGCTGTTCATAATGCAAATGGGTGTAGTTGACGCCGTTCAGCAGATGCGTCACACGATTCGCCCAACGTATGGATGTGGGCGTGAAATATGGCAAAACCCGCCGGATTATTCTTCCGGTGCTGCGAAGTTCCAGGTCAATCATCTCGTCGCTGACATGTGCCATCGCCCATCTCCTATCTGTCACCGAAGTAGCTGAAAAATCGAAGTAACTCAAATCTTAATTCAAGCGTCTGCTAAATAAAATGTTGTTGTTGCTGTCGGTGACAATTAATTTCTTCAGAAAAGTTAGTCGTTATATTTTATTACCTGATTTAAAGTGGTTTAATGGCCTTACGCCCTAATCGGTAAGAAGTTGAAAACGGGTGCTGTTTTCGGTTCTGTAAAAGGTCAAATTCCGCTTTTCTGCAGGAAAGTAAACCAAACGCTTTCAGACAACGAAAACGATATAAAAATGGAGAATAAATCCTAGCCCTTCAATAGTGATATTTTTAATTTCTACAGACGTTTAAAACAGGATGCATAAATTATGTAGAATCTCACAAAAGGTTGAAATTTCGGGCTTCAATACCATAAAAAAATTTAAAAAACAAGTCTTTTTTTCTTTCTTGTTTTCCTTTACTCTATTTGGAGACACAACGACACAATAGTGTCGCGTAACAGAGTGAAGCGGAGCGCCAATGCGTGCGAAGACAAGGCTGACCAAGTTTGTGGCACTGTTGCCACTGTTGGCGGTAGTGGCGATGATTGCGTCGCTACTGGTCCCGCAGAACCCAACAATTCCGGCGGATAGGGAATCTTCGAATGTTGTAAGCTCGAATATTTCTTATGATTCGGATGGCCGAGTCGAATCAAATCAGCTAGTGCAAAGTAATCAAACAGCTGCAGAGCGAGAATACTCCGATGAGGAAGTGTCGAATCAAAATCAATTACAACTTGCTGGTTCAGTGGTCACTGCTGGTGTTTCCCGAAACGATGCACAAGTACGAAATCATTCAAGCATCGGGAATTCTGTTTCGCGAGTGCGGGCTGCGGTTGATACGCCCGTAACGACTAATGGTGCGAATACGGTCGAGAGGCAGGTTCGATTCAGCGGGTCGGTTGCTGGGGCTGAAATGTCGCAGGCTCAGGTCGGAGATTTAGGTCATTTCATACGTTCTGTAGTGGACGTGGTTACTGCGGGTGCTGCCACGTCGCAGGGTCAGGTGATTGGCGGGAATCAGGGTTATTCGGTACGGACTGCAGCGGACACCGTTACGGCGGAAGATGACAATTGGAGCGGGGTGGCCAAAGACTTGGGCAAGGGACTTGCGCAGGTCAATGGGACTTATGCTTCTGGGGACAGGACCACGGCCGCCTCGCAGATGAGCGCGGTTTCGACCAGATATACCGCTTCCAATTTCAGTCGTGCGGTGCAGGAAACTCTGGGCGCGGATCGTCAGCAAAATGAGATGAACCAGTTCCAGTCTGTGCAACAACTGACGTATAGCGACGGGCACGGTGCCGATTTGGCCGCGCAAATCGGTACGCTTTCCAACGAACTTAATGCGGCTGCCGGGCAGCTCGATGCCAGCCCAAATCTCGCCAAGCCCAAGGCATATGCGGCTCAAATCGAGAAGACGGTCAAGGAACAGCGCAAGGTTCTGCAGAAGAACAAGAAAACCAAGTTCTACGGCAAGGGGAACCGTACTTGGCTTGAGGTCGCCGGACAGATGGGCAAGGTCATCGACCAGGGCGTTGCCGCGGCCAAAGCCGGGAATGGCGAAAAAGGCGCCGACAAGGTCAACGAAGCCTATTACCAGTACTATGAAAAGCTCGGTTTCGAGAAGAACGTGATGAACGCGATTTCCGGCTCGCGCGTCTCCTATATGGAAAGCTGTTTCAAGGAACTGCGCAAGGCCATGGTGCGCGGGGATGCACCGGCCGGTATCAAGAAGCAGGCCGATGAGCTCAAGGCCAACCTTAACGTCGATGCCAAGAAACTCGACGGCGGAGCCGAAGATCAGGTCAACGGTGCCACGAAATTCGCCACCAGCTCAATCGGGCAGTCGTTCCTGATTTTGGTGCGCGAAGGGCTCGAAGCGCTGTTGGTGGTCGCCGCCATCATCGCCTACATGCTCAAAAGCGACAACAAGAAGCTCGTGAAGTGGATTTATCTCGGCGTGGTCGTCGGGTTGCTGGGCTCGGGGCTGATGGCGGTGCTGTTCGCGGTGTTCTTCAACGGCAACGGGCCGCAGCAGGAGAACATGGAGGGCGTGGTCGCGCTGATCGCGATGTGCATGCTCATCTACACCAGCAACTGGATGCTTTCGAAATCCGATGCCGACGCGTGGCAAAGCTACATCGGAAGCAAGGCGAAAAAGGCCGTTTCTGATGTGTCCGCTGCAGATTCGCTGACGTTCGCCGGCGTGGTGTCGCTCGCGATGCTGAGCTTCCTGGCCGTCTTCCGCGAAGGCGCCGAGACGGTGATGTTCTATCAAAGCGTCTACTCGATGACGAAGGATTCGAAGGGCATGTGGATTGGCGGGTTGGCGGCCGCGGTCGTACTGGTTCTTGTCTTTGTGCTGATTCGTTTCACTTCCGTGCACATTCCACTGCATCCGTTCTTCCTGATCACCTCGGCGCTGCTCGCGGTTTTGGCTGTGACGTTTGCCGGCGGCGGCGTGCACTCGCTCATTGAAGGCGATGCCATCAACGGAACCTATCTGGCGAGTATGCCGACCAACGAATGGCTCGGGCTTTACCCGTATACCGAAACGATTGTCGCGCAGATTATCGCGGCCGTGGTGATTATCGCGTTGTTCGTCGTTTTCGGGATTCACAAGCATCACGAAAAAATGATGAAAGCTGTGGAATCGGCTCATTCCGCTGGAACCATGGTATAGACGTGGCTTTGGGAAAACGAGATGAATTCGTCATACGGATTCGCTTGGTATATCCCTTTTATAAACATTTGATAATAAATATTCCAAAATAAACAGGAGAAAATCATGAAGAAGAACAAACTGACCGGTCTGCTGACCGCAGTCGTCGCCGGTGCGCTCGCGTTCTCACTCGCAGCGTGCGGGTCGAACGGCTCGGGCTCTGCTTCCGGCGACAAGGGCAAGTCCAGCTCGTCGTCCTCGCAGAACGCGCAGAAGAAGGCCAACAGCAACGGTGCGAAGTTCGAGGAGATTCCGATCGGGCACGACCAGCAGATCTTCCCGTTGAACATCGCGACCGTTTACTTCCAGCCGGTTGATATGTATCCGCAGGGAATGGGACTTTCGGCGGCCGAATCGAACCTCCACCTGGAGGCCGACATCCATGCGCTCAAGGACAACAACCTTGGCTACGGCACCGGCGACTTCATTCCGAAGCTCACCGTCAAGTATCAGATTCAGGACAAGAACGACCCGAACAACAAGCAGGACGGCACGTTCATGGAGATGAACGCCGACGACGGGCCGCACTACGGCGCCAACATCAAGCTCGACAAGGCCGGGCAATACAAACTCACCTACACCATCTACAGCCCTGA from Bifidobacterium sp. ESL0728 encodes:
- a CDS encoding iron transporter translates to MKKNKLTGLLTAVVAGALAFSLAACGSNGSGSASGDKGKSSSSSSQNAQKKANSNGAKFEEIPIGHDQQIFPLNIATVYFQPVDMYPQGMGLSAAESNLHLEADIHALKDNNLGYGTGDFIPKLTVKYQIQDKNDPNNKQDGTFMEMNADDGPHYGANIKLDKAGQYKLTYTIYSPETNGWTLHVDPDTGVKGRFWTKPIVASFDWNYVVHQW
- a CDS encoding alpha/beta hydrolase, whose amino-acid sequence is MAHVSDEMIDLELRSTGRIIRRVLPYFTPTSIRWANRVTHLLNGVNYTHLHYEQRHLRRPDGTDLRICIYRPKAKLADKTFNTDSFFAPAPGILWIHGGGFALEFPELEAFYFQKIVDATNAVLVAPDYRKSTEAPYPAALEDCYWTLLWLKDHAKQLGVRSDQLIVAGASAGGNLTAAVSLLARDRKDVNIAFQVPICPMLDDRETPSSCDNDAPVWNTASNRLCWNMYLGKRRVTAAVPAYAAPARVQDLSGLPPTLSYVGDIEPFHDETVTYMNRLTAAGVETRFRVFPGAFHVFDALVPHAEISEDAAKFLLDGFEYGIKNFFANQN
- a CDS encoding FTR1 family protein, which encodes MSQAQVGDLGHFIRSVVDVVTAGAATSQGQVIGGNQGYSVRTAADTVTAEDDNWSGVAKDLGKGLAQVNGTYASGDRTTAASQMSAVSTRYTASNFSRAVQETLGADRQQNEMNQFQSVQQLTYSDGHGADLAAQIGTLSNELNAAAGQLDASPNLAKPKAYAAQIEKTVKEQRKVLQKNKKTKFYGKGNRTWLEVAGQMGKVIDQGVAAAKAGNGEKGADKVNEAYYQYYEKLGFEKNVMNAISGSRVSYMESCFKELRKAMVRGDAPAGIKKQADELKANLNVDAKKLDGGAEDQVNGATKFATSSIGQSFLILVREGLEALLVVAAIIAYMLKSDNKKLVKWIYLGVVVGLLGSGLMAVLFAVFFNGNGPQQENMEGVVALIAMCMLIYTSNWMLSKSDADAWQSYIGSKAKKAVSDVSAADSLTFAGVVSLAMLSFLAVFREGAETVMFYQSVYSMTKDSKGMWIGGLAAAVVLVLVFVLIRFTSVHIPLHPFFLITSALLAVLAVTFAGGGVHSLIEGDAINGTYLASMPTNEWLGLYPYTETIVAQIIAAVVIIALFVVFGIHKHHEKMMKAVESAHSAGTMV